The Spirosoma sp. SC4-14 DNA window TATGCATCGCGTTCAATCGGATGGTTTTTATTGATCTCCTGCAATTTAGCAATACACTGCTCCGGCGAATACATAGGGCCGTCGCCAACAAACCGAACGGGTTCGGGGTCCAACGAATTGAGCAGTGACTTATAGGAAAAATCGCTCGCGGCTGTCAACCCAGACAGTCGCAGGAAGGTTCTACGATTAAACATACCTTTTTAGCCGTTGATGAGACGTCGTTTAATTTATCGCGTTGATGCTAACTGGTTTCTAAACTGAGCTGGTGTCTGATTTGTCAGTCGTTTGAAAGCCGTATGAAAAGCCGAGGGTGAATTATAGCCAACCCGTTCGGCAATCTCATCGATTTTCAGATTAGTAGTTACGGGATCATTCAACAATCGCCTGGCTTCCGCGATTCGATGCGTGGCCAACCAGTCGAAAAAGGTCATGCCTAGCCGGTCGTTCAGCAGTTGCGACAGATTGTGGGGTGACGTATTGAGCCGGTCGGCCAGTTTCGGTAATGACAGATCGCTCTCCAGATACGGTTTTTCGGCATCGAGCAATCGATTTAAGCGGGTTAGAACGGCTTCTTCCAGCTCTTCTGAGAGGGCTGATTTTTCGTATTTTTTCTTGGGCTCAGCGGGAACATCCGGTTCCGTTATCGGCGATTCCGTCAGCGGATCATCCTGAAAGAAATGAGACCCTCGCATCACCAGATAACTCATTGTGTAAATCGTCAGCGAAACATAGGTTGCCAGCAGAAAATCGCCAACATCCCGGTAAAACTGCGGCTTAACTACTACAATCAGGACAGGAACCAGCGCAAAAAGCCAGCTTAACAGGCGCAGCGATGTAAAACCGAAAATCGCTTGACCGGAGGTTTTCTGCCGACTGGCTCTTTGTAGGGTTATTAAAGCTAAAATAGCGTAGATAAGACAACTCAGTAGGGTCAATTCATTAATATAGGGGCGTAAGCCCGTAAAATCCTCTTCTATATACGGTTTAGAATGAATAAACGGCAGCTCAGGATGCTGCGAGTCGATATAGGAATTGTACTTGAATTCGATGGGCTGATAAAACCACGTAACTGCATTAACTAACCAGATAGCAAACGGAACAAGGTGCCATTGCCAATACCGGGGCAACCGTTTCCACAATCGGCTATATACGAAAAAGTAGAACAGAGGGCCGAGCACAAAATTGAATGGTTCGGCAAAATCGCCCATCCAGAGTACGCGAAATGTATAGTTGGTGTAGTTCAGAAATATTTCACCACTGATGGATGAAATAGCCAGTGTAAACAGGCCCAGACAGCGATTTGCAAGGCTCTTTCTTCGCTCGCCAGTCAGAAAAAAAACGCCCAGGAATAGTCCCTGTGCTACCCCAAGCAGGATAACCAGCGCAAACAGATCGAGGTGAATAGGTAGTGTCTGCATCAAAACTGTGTTGCTTAGTGCAAGGTAAAAAAAAGACCTATAAGGTTTTCGAAAACCTTATAGGTCGGGCAGGAAACTTTCGGATTGACCAGTAGTTATTGAATCGTAATCTCAAACGGTAGGCGCATCTGAATGCCTTCCATCGTTTTGAGTTTTTTCAGGTACTTCACATACGGCGCCAAGTCGCCTAGTTTAGCCTGCATCTGGCTGTCTTCATCTCCTCCGAAGGCATTCATCAGTTGTTCGAAGAATGGCTTCTTCCGGGGCTGATATTTGAGCCGGTAATCGCCTTCTTTCAGCTTTGCCGATTGAGCTGCGAGCTTAATGGCATCATCGAGACCACCCAGTTGGTCGACCAGCCCAATCGCTTTTCCCTGCGAGCCTGTCCAGACACGGCCACCCGCAATGGCCCGAATGCTATCGACCGGAAGTTTACGCCCGGCAGCAGCTTTGCTCGTAAATTCAGCATAGATGCGCTCGGTGGCCCGTTGCAGGGTCTGTTTCTGAAATGGCGTCATTTCGTGCGTTACTGACGGAAAGTCGGCATTTTCATTGCTTTTCACCCGGTCGTAGGTAACGCCCAGCTTGTCTTTGAAGAATGTTTCGGTATTGAACAACAGCGAAAATACACCAATTGAGCCCGTAATGGTGTTGGGTTGTGCCACTATTTTATCGCAACCCATCAGCATGTAGTAGCCACCCGAAGCGGCATAATCGGACATTGAACCAATGACGGGCTTGGTTTTGCGGGCCAGTTGCACTTCCCGATACATTACATCCGACGCCAAAGCACTGCCCCCTCCCGAATTGACACGCAGCACAATCGCTTTTACTTTATCATCTAAACGAGCTTTGCGAATTTCTTCTACAATCGTTTCAGAACCGATGCTATTAGACTCCCCTTTACCGGAATGAATATCGCCCGAAGCCACAACCACAGCAATTCGATTGCTGCCAGTACCTTCAGAATTGGCACTTATCGACTCTGAGTTCTCGTATTTACCCAGTGTAACGTAGTTGATTTTCTTTTTTTCATCGATGCCCAGATTTTTCCGAATCAGGCTTTCCAGTTCATCCTGATAGCCAACATTTGTAACGAGTTTGGTTCGCAAGGCATCGGCCGGTCTTTGAATGGTCAGATTATCGGCAAAACGCTTTAGCGAATCGACACGCAACGCACGACTTTGCGCAACGTTGACCAGCATATGGTCGTTGATGGAGTTGATAAACGATGTAACCTGCCGCTTGTTAGGTTCGCTCATATTTTCCCGAATAAAGGGCTCTACAGCGCTCTTAAACTCGCCAACCCGGAAAATTTCGGGCTTAATTCCTAATTTATCGAGCGTTCCTTTAAAGAACGTCAATTCGGCATCCAGACCATTCCATTCCAGATCGCCAGCCGGATTAAGATAAATTTTATCGGCTACCGATGCGATATAGTAGCCTTTTTCACTCATCGTTTCGGCATAGGCGTATATAAATTTCTTCGATTTTTTGAAGTCAATAAGGGCATTACGAATTTCTTCTGCCGAAGCCCAACCTGCCTGCGGCTGTTCGGATTGTAAATAAATGCCCGCAATGTTTTCATCGTCTTTAGCATCTTTCAGGGCCTGCTTCAGTTCAATCAGGCCAATTGCATCGCTCTGCCCGCTAAATGGCCCAAATCCGTCAAATGGATTTTCAGAACTCCGTTCTTCTATGGGTTCATCCAAATCTATTTTCAATACCGAATTTTCCTTCACCACAACTTTCTGATCAGCCGAAGACGACAAAACAGCCCCCAGGCCAAGCAATAGCAGAAAGCCGACGAACGAAAATAGTAGTAAGCCAACGATCGTAGCTAAAACATATTTAAGAAACTGTCGCATGTATTAATAAGTAAGTTCTGTGTTAGTACACGTAATAAACAAAATTACGCTCTATCAGTCGGCGATTGTTGCAGAAAAATGTTGAGTGCGCAAAATGACGGATAAATGGCAGGATTAAAAGGTCAGCCAAAGGCTTGTCATTAGTCAGTTGTCATTTGTTGACAGGCTGCTCACGTATAAAAATGAATAGAACATCGCTTAGTATGATTTTTATGATTATCAGCAATCATAAAAATCATACTAAGCGATGTTCTATGTAAGGCAACAAGGCAACGTAAAACTTACGATGGCATATTGGTATAGTCGTCCATAGCTGTCCGGATTACATCAAGCGCTTCATCACGACCATATACGTTGGCCAGTTCCATAACGGCAGGCTCATCGGGTAAGTTTTTATAGGTCAGGAAGTAGTGTTGCAGCCGCTTTACAACGGCAACCGGCAGTTCGCTCAGGTCGTGGTATTGACCATACATGGAATCGCCTTTCAGAACGGCAATAATTTTGTCGTCGGCTTCTCCTTTGTCGATCAGCCGGAAACCACCAATCGGGATGGCCTGTAGCAGAATATCGCCGTGGGTAATTTCACGCTCGGTCAGTACGCAGATGTCGAGTGGGTCGCCATCGCCCTCTTCAACCGTCCGGCCCGACCGTTCCGAAGCCAGTTGAGCAATACCATCGCCACAGAACGTTTGGGGCACAAAGCCGTATAGCGCAGGGATAATATTTGAATATTGTTGGGGGCGATCGATTTTCAGATAGCCCGACTCTTTGTCGATTTCATACTTAACCGTATCGGTCGGTACAATTTCGATAAATGCGGTAATGATATTAGGCGCATTGTCGCCCGGAGAAATACCGTGCCAGGGATGTGCTTTAGCGGGAGTCTTTGCCATTGGATCTACTTGTGTCGGCTCAATAAATGCTTGCATACGATTTAAAGAAAAAACTGGAATAATCAATGTTTGTTGAGTCGCAGAAACAAACATTCCGCCCGCTTTTTGCCGGTATGTAGCCGTAGCCACATGACAAAAAGCGGGCGGAATGCTTAGAATGGCACAAAAATACAAAGAGAAAACAACACCTGATCGTTTTCCTTTTAAACGGATGCCCAACTCATTGTTTTCCTTATTGGGCTTTTCAGCGTTCACATAGGAGCGTCCTAAGAAATAGAGACCCGATCGGCAAAACCCAGTCGCTCAGCAATCTGATAATCACCCGATTTACCTAACGATTGCCGAACGAGCATCTCGCCCAGGAAGCCCGCCAGGAATAGCTGAACGCCCAGAATGATGGCTACCAGTCCAAAATAAAACAAGGGGTTGTCGGTAGCGTTTCGAAACTTAACACCCTGTGCAATATTGATGAGTTTCTCGACAATGAGCCAGATGGCCAATATGGACCCGATTAAAAACGACAACGTTCCGAAGGTGCCAAAAAAGTGCATCGGTCGCTTGCTGAACCGGTGTACGAATCCAATAACGAGTACATCCAGAAAACCATTGACGAACCGCTCCAGACCAAACTTGGTAGTTCCATATTTCCGGGCCCGGTGTTGAACGACTTTCTCTCCAATTCGGCCATAGCCATTCCAGTTTGCCACAATCGGCAGGTTACGGTGCATATCGCCGTAAAGCGTAGGCGCTATTGTTTTGACCACTTTCTGCTTATAGGCTTTCAGACCGCAGTTGAAATCGTGGAGTTGCACGCCCGAAATCCCGCGTGATACCGCATTGAACAGTTTCGTTGGCAGCGTTTTCGTAATTGGATCGTAGCGTTTCTGCTTCCAGCCCGAAACCAGATCGTAGTTATCCTCCACAATCATCCGGTAGAGTTCCGGAATTTCGTCGGGGCTATCCTGCAAATCGGCATCCATCGTAATTACGACCTGACCACGGGCCGCCTGAAAGCCCGTTTGCAGGGCCGCGGTTTTGCCATAGTTGCGGTTAAAACGAATAGCCCGAACATTCG harbors:
- a CDS encoding inorganic pyrophosphatase: MAKTPAKAHPWHGISPGDNAPNIITAFIEIVPTDTVKYEIDKESGYLKIDRPQQYSNIIPALYGFVPQTFCGDGIAQLASERSGRTVEEGDGDPLDICVLTEREITHGDILLQAIPIGGFRLIDKGEADDKIIAVLKGDSMYGQYHDLSELPVAVVKRLQHYFLTYKNLPDEPAVMELANVYGRDEALDVIRTAMDDYTNMPS
- a CDS encoding glycosyltransferase family 2 protein — translated: MTELLQLTVLIPLYNEDESLPELHDWIVRVVTEHQYTYEILFIDDGSTDDSWTVIERLAGINPNVRAIRFNRNYGKTAALQTGFQAARGQVVITMDADLQDSPDEIPELYRMIVEDNYDLVSGWKQKRYDPITKTLPTKLFNAVSRGISGVQLHDFNCGLKAYKQKVVKTIAPTLYGDMHRNLPIVANWNGYGRIGEKVVQHRARKYGTTKFGLERFVNGFLDVLVIGFVHRFSKRPMHFFGTFGTLSFLIGSILAIWLIVEKLINIAQGVKFRNATDNPLFYFGLVAIILGVQLFLAGFLGEMLVRQSLGKSGDYQIAERLGFADRVSIS
- a CDS encoding helix-turn-helix transcriptional regulator, which translates into the protein MQTLPIHLDLFALVILLGVAQGLFLGVFFLTGERRKSLANRCLGLFTLAISSISGEIFLNYTNYTFRVLWMGDFAEPFNFVLGPLFYFFVYSRLWKRLPRYWQWHLVPFAIWLVNAVTWFYQPIEFKYNSYIDSQHPELPFIHSKPYIEEDFTGLRPYINELTLLSCLIYAILALITLQRASRQKTSGQAIFGFTSLRLLSWLFALVPVLIVVVKPQFYRDVGDFLLATYVSLTIYTMSYLVMRGSHFFQDDPLTESPITEPDVPAEPKKKYEKSALSEELEEAVLTRLNRLLDAEKPYLESDLSLPKLADRLNTSPHNLSQLLNDRLGMTFFDWLATHRIAEARRLLNDPVTTNLKIDEIAERVGYNSPSAFHTAFKRLTNQTPAQFRNQLASTR
- the sppA gene encoding signal peptide peptidase SppA, whose translation is MRQFLKYVLATIVGLLLFSFVGFLLLLGLGAVLSSSADQKVVVKENSVLKIDLDEPIEERSSENPFDGFGPFSGQSDAIGLIELKQALKDAKDDENIAGIYLQSEQPQAGWASAEEIRNALIDFKKSKKFIYAYAETMSEKGYYIASVADKIYLNPAGDLEWNGLDAELTFFKGTLDKLGIKPEIFRVGEFKSAVEPFIRENMSEPNKRQVTSFINSINDHMLVNVAQSRALRVDSLKRFADNLTIQRPADALRTKLVTNVGYQDELESLIRKNLGIDEKKKINYVTLGKYENSESISANSEGTGSNRIAVVVASGDIHSGKGESNSIGSETIVEEIRKARLDDKVKAIVLRVNSGGGSALASDVMYREVQLARKTKPVIGSMSDYAASGGYYMLMGCDKIVAQPNTITGSIGVFSLLFNTETFFKDKLGVTYDRVKSNENADFPSVTHEMTPFQKQTLQRATERIYAEFTSKAAAGRKLPVDSIRAIAGGRVWTGSQGKAIGLVDQLGGLDDAIKLAAQSAKLKEGDYRLKYQPRKKPFFEQLMNAFGGDEDSQMQAKLGDLAPYVKYLKKLKTMEGIQMRLPFEITIQ